In Haloplanus rubicundus, one DNA window encodes the following:
- a CDS encoding fumarylacetoacetate hydrolase family protein, with translation MRRVRFRDPAGMVRTGEWHGDAVSFADSTYDLDEVDVLAPCDPSKIVCIGLNYADHADETGMDIPDRPMLFLKPPNTVAAHGDTITLPAGKEQVDWEAELGVVVGEQCRNVDAADAEDVIAGYTVVCDLSNRDDQRQEQNWVRGKAFDGGAPMGPVVADPDHLPDDAAISLRVNGEEKQSSDITQLIFSVPELIEEISTYMTLEPGDVISTGTPSGVGGLEDGDEVEVDVEGVETLAFTVEQD, from the coding sequence ATGCGACGCGTCAGATTCCGCGATCCCGCAGGCATGGTTCGGACCGGCGAGTGGCACGGCGACGCCGTCAGCTTCGCCGATTCCACCTACGACCTCGACGAGGTGGACGTCCTCGCTCCGTGCGACCCGTCGAAAATCGTCTGCATCGGCCTCAACTACGCCGACCACGCCGATGAGACGGGTATGGACATCCCCGACCGCCCCATGCTCTTCCTCAAGCCCCCCAACACCGTGGCCGCCCACGGCGACACGATCACCCTCCCCGCGGGGAAAGAGCAGGTCGACTGGGAGGCCGAACTCGGCGTCGTCGTCGGCGAGCAGTGCCGGAACGTCGACGCCGCCGACGCCGAGGACGTGATCGCCGGCTACACCGTCGTCTGTGACCTCTCGAACCGCGACGACCAGCGACAGGAACAGAACTGGGTCCGCGGCAAGGCCTTCGACGGCGGCGCCCCGATGGGGCCGGTCGTCGCCGACCCCGACCACCTCCCCGACGACGCCGCGATCAGCCTCCGCGTCAACGGCGAAGAGAAGCAGTCCTCAGACATCACACAGCTCATTTTCTCCGTCCCCGAACTGATCGAGGAAATCTCCACGTACATGACCCTCGAACCCGGCGACGTCATCTCGACGGGCACCCCCTCCGGCGTCGGCGGCCTCGAAGACGGCGACGAGGTCGAGGTGGACGTCGAGGGCGTCGAGACCCTCGCGTTCACCGTCGAACAGGACTGA
- a CDS encoding OsmC family protein: MSDIETITVSDEGFACVNQVGDFEFTVDATDEEGPNPNAALVATYASCFLPAFRVGGQQRDHDDLGKVQIDASADLDENDDLASIHFAIHVEADVDDETLDEIVERAEGICHVHTALREGLHADIDVYGDAF; encoded by the coding sequence ATGAGCGATATCGAAACTATCACCGTCAGCGACGAGGGCTTCGCGTGTGTCAACCAAGTCGGCGACTTCGAGTTCACGGTCGACGCCACCGACGAGGAGGGACCGAACCCGAACGCGGCGCTCGTGGCGACGTACGCCTCCTGTTTCCTTCCGGCGTTCCGTGTCGGCGGTCAGCAGCGCGACCACGACGACCTCGGCAAGGTACAGATCGACGCGAGCGCCGACCTCGACGAGAACGACGACCTCGCGTCCATCCACTTCGCGATCCACGTCGAGGCCGACGTCGACGACGAGACGCTCGACGAGATCGTCGAGCGGGCGGAGGGGATCTGTCACGTACACACCGCGCTCCGTGAGGGGCTGCACGCGGACATCGACGTGTACGGCGACGCGTTCTGA
- a CDS encoding metal-dependent hydrolase, with the protein MELTWHGHSTWHVSVDDTSLLIDPFFDNPFTSVDPADLSPDYVLLTHGHADHVGDVGAFTDATIVGTPELVGWVADEHGGDDTVGMNLGGTVECGSAYVTMHRADHTNGIGTDYEYSAGMPAGYVIGDTVPTQEGDEDAFAFYHAGDTGLMSEMRDVIGPFLEPDAAALPVGDHFTMGPAQAAIAADWLDVDHVFPMHYDTFPPIEIDVGDVEREVAATGSDAEVHVLDGDGSFAFERPYAEE; encoded by the coding sequence ATGGAACTCACCTGGCACGGCCACTCCACGTGGCACGTTTCGGTCGACGACACCTCCCTGTTGATCGATCCGTTCTTCGACAACCCGTTCACGTCGGTCGATCCGGCCGACCTTTCCCCCGATTACGTCCTCCTGACCCACGGGCACGCCGACCACGTCGGCGACGTGGGCGCGTTCACGGACGCGACGATCGTGGGCACACCGGAACTGGTCGGCTGGGTGGCCGACGAACACGGGGGCGACGACACCGTCGGCATGAACCTCGGTGGCACCGTCGAGTGTGGGTCGGCGTACGTGACGATGCACCGTGCGGACCACACCAACGGCATCGGCACCGACTACGAGTACAGCGCGGGGATGCCCGCGGGCTACGTCATCGGCGATACGGTTCCCACTCAGGAAGGCGACGAGGACGCCTTCGCGTTCTACCACGCCGGCGACACCGGCCTGATGAGCGAGATGCGCGACGTGATCGGGCCGTTCCTCGAACCCGACGCCGCGGCGCTCCCGGTCGGCGACCACTTCACGATGGGGCCGGCACAGGCCGCCATCGCGGCCGACTGGCTGGACGTGGATCACGTCTTCCCGATGCATTACGACACCTTCCCACCCATCGAGATCGACGTCGGAGACGTCGAGCGCGAGGTGGCGGCGACCGGCTCCGACGCCGAGGTGCACGTCCTCGACGGTGACGGGAGCTTCGCGTTCGAGCGGCCGTACGCCGAGGAGTAA
- a CDS encoding LamG domain-containing protein — MTDDFELTRRKALAALGTIGVASAGAGLGTSAYFSDQETFQNNQLTAGELDMKVSWAEHYSDWSADEAEFARMEDGELVVDDREGFMNATLEEQFPDDETRQAIETGDADPCEVLADVPDDLDGPVINIEDVKPGDFGEVTFDFALCDNPGYVWLNGSLRDANENGLTEPEADDPDEQDGVVELLDEIRVTVWYDDGDNVLEDPETIVTDREFEPNPISASIAVSGDDRIVTQGTLREVLTQLSIGNGIPLDANPTSDGRDCYTNSPTIHYIGFLWELPVDHANEIQSDSATFDLGFYTEQCRHNDGVGLATDLEAYYPLDGNANDASGNGYDGSVVGEVSYASGQAGQAASFDATDYVEVPGFIDASAVQSRFAWVKPLDGIDGAYPRVFHQNNAFELGWKQGSNEWGVYNGNDWFTFATAPSGEWQHVGVVWDGTNLIGYKNGQAFQLGTAGSSSSTAPIRIGANPSPSGDKLAGQIDDVRIYSRALSAAEVQSLYDSA, encoded by the coding sequence ATGACAGACGACTTCGAACTCACGAGGCGGAAGGCCCTCGCCGCCCTCGGCACCATCGGCGTGGCGTCGGCCGGCGCGGGACTCGGAACGAGCGCGTACTTCAGCGACCAAGAGACGTTCCAGAACAACCAGTTGACCGCCGGCGAACTCGACATGAAGGTGAGCTGGGCGGAACACTACAGCGACTGGAGCGCGGACGAGGCCGAGTTCGCCCGCATGGAGGACGGGGAACTGGTCGTCGACGACCGCGAGGGGTTCATGAACGCCACGCTCGAGGAACAGTTCCCGGACGACGAGACCCGGCAGGCCATCGAGACCGGCGACGCCGATCCCTGCGAGGTGCTGGCGGACGTGCCGGACGACCTCGACGGGCCGGTGATCAACATCGAGGACGTGAAACCCGGCGACTTCGGCGAGGTCACCTTCGACTTCGCGCTCTGTGACAACCCCGGCTACGTCTGGTTGAACGGCTCGCTCCGCGACGCGAACGAGAACGGACTGACCGAACCCGAGGCCGACGACCCCGACGAACAGGACGGCGTCGTCGAACTCTTAGACGAGATTCGGGTCACGGTCTGGTACGACGACGGCGACAACGTACTGGAGGACCCCGAGACCATCGTCACGGATCGGGAGTTCGAACCGAACCCCATCTCGGCGTCCATCGCCGTCTCCGGCGACGACCGCATCGTCACGCAGGGCACGCTCCGGGAGGTCCTCACGCAGCTCTCGATCGGGAACGGAATCCCGCTGGACGCGAATCCGACCTCCGACGGCCGTGACTGCTACACGAACTCGCCGACGATCCACTATATCGGCTTCCTGTGGGAACTGCCGGTCGATCACGCCAACGAGATTCAGTCCGACTCGGCCACGTTCGACCTCGGCTTCTACACCGAGCAGTGCCGGCACAACGACGGCGTGGGGTTGGCGACGGACCTCGAAGCGTACTACCCGCTGGACGGGAACGCGAACGACGCGAGTGGGAACGGATACGACGGCAGCGTCGTCGGGGAGGTATCGTACGCGAGCGGGCAAGCGGGGCAGGCGGCATCGTTCGATGCCACGGACTACGTTGAGGTTCCGGGATTCATCGACGCGAGCGCCGTTCAGAGCCGATTCGCGTGGGTGAAACCGCTCGACGGAATCGACGGTGCCTATCCCCGCGTGTTCCACCAGAACAACGCCTTCGAACTCGGATGGAAGCAGGGCAGCAACGAATGGGGTGTCTACAACGGGAACGACTGGTTCACGTTCGCCACGGCGCCGAGCGGTGAGTGGCAACACGTCGGCGTCGTGTGGGACGGGACGAATCTGATCGGATACAAGAACGGACAGGCCTTCCAGCTTGGCACCGCCGGCAGTTCAAGCTCGACCGCACCGATCAGGATCGGCGCGAACCCTTCGCCGAGCGGAGACAAGTTAGCCGGCCAGATCGACGACGTGCGCATCTACTCGCGCGCGCTCTCGGCGGCCGAGGTGCAGTCGCTCTACGACTCGGCCTGA
- a CDS encoding HAD-IIA family hydrolase, with amino-acid sequence MTYRGVVLDVDGTVVRGDEPIPGAAEGLDRLGRAGLRRLFVSNNPTKRPPAYAERLRRAGFDAHPDEIVTAGTITTDYLADNHADDVLFVVGEDALVDQLTDAGLSVVADEARADTVVVSIDRTFDYDRLCAALRACDDEAVTLVGTDPDMVIPAAEGDLPGSGAIINAVAGVVGRDPDVMLGKPSEPAQRVVRERLGLPPADCLVVGDRLDTDIALGERAGMTTALVRTGVTDDRDLERSDVQPDYVLDSLADVATIL; translated from the coding sequence ATGACCTACCGCGGAGTCGTCCTCGACGTGGACGGAACGGTCGTGCGTGGTGACGAACCGATCCCGGGTGCCGCCGAGGGCCTCGACCGACTGGGGCGGGCCGGCCTCCGTCGCCTGTTCGTCTCGAACAACCCGACCAAGCGCCCGCCCGCGTACGCCGAGCGGCTCCGCCGGGCCGGCTTCGACGCCCACCCCGACGAAATCGTCACCGCGGGAACGATCACGACCGACTATCTCGCCGACAACCACGCCGACGACGTCCTCTTCGTCGTCGGCGAGGACGCTCTCGTCGACCAGTTGACCGACGCCGGCCTGTCCGTAGTCGCCGACGAAGCGCGTGCCGACACCGTCGTCGTCTCCATCGACCGCACCTTCGACTACGACCGGCTCTGTGCGGCGCTCCGCGCCTGCGACGACGAGGCCGTGACGCTCGTCGGCACCGATCCCGACATGGTGATCCCCGCCGCCGAGGGCGACCTGCCCGGATCGGGGGCGATCATCAACGCCGTCGCGGGCGTGGTCGGGCGCGATCCGGACGTGATGCTCGGGAAGCCCTCCGAACCGGCCCAGCGGGTCGTCCGCGAGCGCCTCGGCCTCCCGCCCGCCGACTGCCTGGTCGTCGGCGACCGCCTCGACACCGACATCGCCCTCGGCGAACGCGCGGGCATGACGACGGCCCTCGTCCGCACCGGCGTCACCGACGACCGCGATCTGGAGCGGAGCGACGTCCAGCCCGACTACGTCCTCGACTCGTTGGCCGACGTGGCGACGATTCTCTAG
- a CDS encoding pyridoxal-phosphate-dependent aminotransferase family protein: MRSPPETSELDTPSRILMGPGPSMIHPRVLRAMSTQALGYMDPSFLEIMDDIQELLRYAFQTDNEWTLATSGTGTAAMETAIGNIVEPGDTMLVPTNGYFGDRMGKIARRAGGDVVTVDAPWGEPLHPADVADAFDEHQPDVFGFIHAETSTGVRQPNVSDLTDIAHDHDAITIADCVTSLSGVELHVDDWGIDAAYGSPQKCLSCTPGATPLTIGERAREKIQNRDDDTGSWYLDLDLVMEYWGDERNYHHTAPTTNFYGLREALRLVAKEGLENRWERHRAVAGELREGLQNLGLEPAAEKEYWLPSLNSIEVPDGVDDAAVIEFLMDEYDIEIASGLGALEGDIWRIGCMGYSARRQNVACLLTAMEDALEAQNFDVDEPAIEA; the protein is encoded by the coding sequence CACCGTCACGTATTCTGATGGGTCCCGGCCCGAGTATGATTCACCCGCGCGTCCTTCGCGCGATGTCGACACAGGCACTTGGCTACATGGACCCCTCGTTCCTGGAGATCATGGACGACATCCAGGAGCTCCTGCGGTACGCGTTCCAGACGGACAACGAGTGGACCCTCGCGACCAGCGGGACGGGCACCGCGGCGATGGAGACGGCCATCGGTAACATCGTCGAACCCGGCGACACGATGCTCGTTCCCACCAACGGCTACTTCGGCGACCGGATGGGGAAGATCGCCCGCCGCGCCGGCGGTGACGTGGTGACCGTCGATGCGCCGTGGGGCGAACCCCTCCACCCCGCCGACGTGGCCGACGCCTTCGACGAACACCAGCCCGACGTGTTCGGCTTCATCCACGCCGAGACGAGCACGGGCGTCCGCCAGCCGAACGTCTCCGACCTGACCGACATCGCCCACGACCACGACGCCATCACCATCGCCGACTGCGTCACCTCCCTCTCGGGCGTCGAACTCCACGTCGACGACTGGGGCATCGACGCCGCCTACGGCAGTCCCCAGAAGTGTCTCTCCTGTACCCCCGGTGCGACGCCGCTCACCATCGGCGAACGCGCCCGCGAGAAGATTCAGAACCGTGACGACGACACCGGCTCCTGGTATCTCGACCTCGACCTCGTCATGGAGTACTGGGGCGACGAGCGTAACTACCACCACACCGCGCCGACGACGAACTTCTACGGTCTCCGCGAGGCGCTCCGCCTCGTCGCCAAGGAGGGTCTGGAGAACCGCTGGGAGCGCCACCGCGCCGTCGCGGGTGAACTCCGCGAGGGCCTCCAGAACCTCGGCCTCGAACCCGCCGCCGAGAAGGAGTACTGGCTCCCCAGCCTCAACTCCATCGAGGTGCCCGACGGCGTCGACGACGCGGCCGTCATCGAGTTCCTGATGGACGAGTACGACATCGAAATCGCGAGCGGCCTCGGCGCCCTCGAAGGTGACATCTGGCGGATCGGCTGCATGGGCTACTCCGCCCGCCGGCAGAACGTCGCGTGTCTCCTGACCGCGATGGAGGACGCCCTCGAAGCGCAGAACTTCGACGTGGACGAACCGGCTATCGAGGCGTAG
- a CDS encoding APC family permease, protein MIGMGAMIGAGIFVLTGLAAEIAGPAAILVFALNGVVTAFTGLSYAELAASIPKSGGGYAFVREVFADLPSFVMGWMLWFAYMIAGGLYALGFAPNFLELLHVYDLTPAPDQVGAVALPVVDAAVPAAVGLAFVAVLGLVVLNAISTAASGSVETIFTLIKVSILVVFVAFGATSPMFTSAEFQPLFADGGGPLSILPAMGLTFIAFEGYDLITTVTEEVKNPRENIPKAIFVSLAVTVVVYLAVVSVAVGTLGADGLAAAGEAGIAQAATEFMPTGLPVIRNGGAIIVFGAVFSTLTALNAVVIASSRVAFSMGREDQLLPSFGQLHHRYGTPFVAILASGVVMLGSVALPTQSAGNMSSLFFLLSFIVVNGSVIKLRRERPDMNRPYKMPYYPIPPVLGIVLNLILTGVLVEYLLRTDVLALGLSAGWIALGVVAYAVYTRLGADESASKPTGADETAPQTDD, encoded by the coding sequence ATGATCGGCATGGGGGCGATGATCGGCGCGGGGATTTTCGTCCTGACGGGACTGGCGGCCGAAATCGCGGGACCGGCGGCCATCCTCGTGTTCGCCCTCAACGGCGTCGTCACCGCCTTCACCGGCCTCTCCTACGCCGAACTCGCCGCCTCCATCCCCAAGAGTGGCGGCGGATACGCCTTCGTCCGGGAGGTGTTCGCCGACCTCCCCTCGTTCGTGATGGGGTGGATGCTGTGGTTCGCGTACATGATCGCCGGCGGCCTGTACGCGCTGGGCTTCGCTCCCAACTTCCTCGAACTCCTGCACGTCTACGACCTGACGCCGGCGCCGGATCAGGTGGGTGCAGTGGCGCTCCCGGTCGTCGACGCCGCCGTCCCCGCGGCCGTCGGCCTCGCGTTCGTCGCCGTCCTCGGGTTGGTCGTGCTGAACGCCATCTCGACGGCGGCGAGCGGGAGCGTCGAGACGATTTTCACGCTGATCAAGGTGAGCATCCTCGTCGTCTTCGTCGCCTTCGGTGCCACGTCGCCGATGTTCACGAGCGCCGAGTTCCAGCCGCTGTTCGCGGACGGCGGCGGCCCACTCAGCATCCTCCCCGCGATGGGGTTGACCTTCATCGCCTTCGAGGGGTACGACCTCATCACGACGGTGACGGAGGAGGTGAAAAACCCTCGCGAGAACATCCCGAAGGCCATCTTCGTGAGCCTCGCGGTGACCGTCGTCGTCTACCTCGCGGTGGTGAGCGTCGCGGTGGGGACCCTCGGCGCCGACGGCCTCGCGGCGGCGGGGGAAGCCGGTATCGCACAGGCGGCGACGGAGTTCATGCCGACGGGCCTGCCGGTCATTCGGAACGGGGGCGCGATCATCGTCTTCGGTGCCGTCTTCTCGACGCTGACGGCGCTGAACGCCGTCGTCATCGCCTCCTCGCGGGTGGCGTTCTCGATGGGTCGGGAGGACCAACTGCTCCCCTCCTTCGGCCAACTCCACCACCGCTACGGGACGCCCTTCGTCGCCATCCTCGCGAGCGGAGTGGTGATGCTCGGCTCCGTCGCCCTCCCGACCCAGAGCGCCGGCAACATGTCCAGTCTCTTCTTCCTCCTCTCCTTTATCGTCGTGAACGGCTCGGTCATCAAACTGCGACGGGAGCGTCCCGACATGAACCGGCCGTACAAGATGCCGTACTACCCGATTCCACCGGTCCTCGGCATCGTGCTCAACCTGATCCTGACTGGCGTGCTGGTGGAGTATCTGCTCCGGACGGACGTGCTGGCGCTCGGGCTCAGCGCCGGTTGGATCGCACTCGGCGTCGTGGCCTACGCCGTCTACACCCGGCTGGGAGCGGACGAAAGCGCGAGCAAACCGACGGGTGCCGACGAGACGGCACCACAGACGGACGACTGA
- a CDS encoding gluconate 2-dehydrogenase subunit 3 family protein, with translation MDLSRRDALAALAATGVAGVAGTAFLDDGDEATGTDPAAPDATPVPDDGLATLVAVAETVYPSAAEGVDTFVETYVAGLPDDRRDEVLAVAADLDATARDWFDAPPADLDRSTRDDLLRDLGVDVADPDADGYLSERIRFHLVNELLYAFYASPTGGRLVGIENPIAYPGGTESYQRASMEEEDG, from the coding sequence ATGGACCTGAGCCGACGGGATGCGCTGGCGGCGCTGGCCGCGACGGGAGTCGCCGGCGTCGCCGGGACGGCGTTCCTCGACGACGGGGACGAGGCCACGGGTACCGACCCCGCGGCACCCGACGCCACTCCCGTCCCCGACGACGGTCTCGCGACCCTCGTCGCCGTCGCGGAGACGGTCTACCCCTCCGCCGCCGAGGGCGTCGACACCTTCGTCGAGACGTACGTCGCCGGCCTCCCCGACGACCGCCGGGACGAGGTTCTCGCCGTCGCCGCCGACCTCGACGCGACGGCCCGGGACTGGTTCGACGCCCCCCCCGCCGACCTCGACCGCTCGACCCGCGACGACCTTCTCCGTGACCTCGGGGTCGACGTGGCCGACCCCGACGCCGACGGCTACCTCTCCGAGCGGATTCGGTTCCACCTCGTGAACGAACTCCTCTATGCCTTCTACGCCTCGCCGACCGGCGGCCGACTGGTCGGCATCGAGAACCCCATCGCCTACCCCGGCGGCACCGAGAGCTACCAGCGCGCCTCCATGGAGGAAGAGGATGGCTGA
- a CDS encoding GTP cyclohydrolase IIa, which yields MTNTQLTLVQIDNYGPWTVTPEPRREMDLQTLQSRLFADLAQFVGHRGGYAFFTRFDNMVAVTNGLDLDDHRLLQESTGNRYPVTVSLGIGVDPNPAVALERATEGLQGAGSAQDGDRREVLSGTPVTEPSGDDVSIAHFDVNDATEKYTDQLNEFDSFIQIEQGYAALMRYLREEHGGLSFFVGGDNIIAVTPDMAVADYRAAIDHVEETVGVDLKVGVGQGEHAHAAGMAAKHALEECRHHGTAVELGGAAGEVESE from the coding sequence GTGACGAACACGCAGTTGACGCTCGTTCAGATCGACAACTACGGGCCGTGGACGGTGACGCCGGAACCGCGCCGCGAGATGGACCTCCAGACGCTCCAGTCGCGACTGTTCGCGGACCTCGCACAGTTCGTCGGCCACCGGGGCGGCTACGCCTTCTTCACCCGCTTCGACAACATGGTCGCCGTGACCAACGGCCTCGACCTCGACGACCACCGACTCCTCCAGGAGTCGACGGGCAACCGCTACCCCGTCACCGTCAGCCTCGGAATCGGCGTCGACCCGAACCCCGCCGTCGCGCTGGAGCGGGCGACGGAGGGGTTGCAAGGCGCCGGGAGCGCACAGGACGGCGACCGGCGCGAGGTGTTGAGCGGAACGCCGGTGACGGAGCCCTCCGGCGACGACGTCTCCATCGCCCACTTCGACGTGAACGACGCGACCGAGAAGTACACCGACCAGCTCAACGAGTTCGACTCGTTCATCCAGATCGAACAGGGCTACGCGGCGCTGATGCGGTACCTCCGCGAGGAGCACGGCGGCCTCTCCTTTTTCGTCGGCGGCGACAACATCATCGCCGTCACGCCCGACATGGCCGTCGCCGACTACCGGGCGGCCATCGACCACGTGGAAGAGACCGTCGGCGTCGACCTGAAGGTCGGCGTCGGGCAGGGCGAACACGCCCACGCGGCGGGGATGGCGGCGAAGCACGCCCTGGAGGAGTGTCGACACCACGGCACCGCGGTCGAACTGGGCGGGGCGGCGGGAGAAGTCGAGAGCGAGTAG
- a CDS encoding GMC family oxidoreductase, whose product MAEDRSPDPDADVCIVGAGPAGAIVAARLAEAGYDVVVLDAGPRFDLDDRTDQLDAHIRPGLEGLWGMGGERDAYTSSGPRGYPLNAARVKGVGGSTLHWQGMVMRLHERDFELHSRHGVGVDWPVDYADLRPYYAEAERELSVAGADDNPFAPPREEPFPLPAFPPSHSDAIFAEACESLGLPTHSVPNARNSEPADGASACVGYGTCKPVCPSGAKYTAERHVARAEAAGARVVDRAPVQRLVHDDTGKRIDAAVYATPDGEEHRQDADAVVLACGGVENVRLLLLSASGAHPDGLANSSGAVGRYFMDHCFAGVGGRIDRPTRQNHVGFNTTECHALYDGVDPLPGVKLEFLNYAGPSPVIDALHADDWGDSLLDSLRESYGTHLAVGGLVEQFPRAENRITLDRSTTDDHGNPVPDVQWSIGSETRRAIERANEVQRSILTELGAEIDWVVGPDATGPAYHHMGTTRMGTDSESSVVDPDCRAHDCENLWIAGSSVFPTGGAMNPTLTIAALSCRLADRLDEWL is encoded by the coding sequence ATGGCTGAGGATCGCTCGCCCGACCCCGACGCCGACGTCTGTATCGTCGGCGCCGGCCCCGCGGGCGCCATCGTCGCCGCCCGCCTCGCCGAAGCAGGTTACGACGTAGTCGTCCTCGACGCCGGCCCGCGGTTCGACCTGGACGACCGGACCGACCAACTCGACGCGCACATCCGCCCCGGTCTGGAGGGGCTGTGGGGCATGGGCGGCGAGCGCGACGCCTACACATCCAGCGGGCCGAGGGGCTACCCCCTGAACGCCGCGCGCGTGAAAGGCGTCGGCGGGTCGACGCTCCACTGGCAGGGCATGGTGATGCGTCTCCACGAACGCGACTTCGAACTCCACAGTCGCCACGGCGTCGGCGTCGACTGGCCGGTCGACTACGCCGACCTACGTCCGTACTACGCCGAGGCCGAACGGGAGTTGAGCGTCGCCGGCGCCGACGACAACCCCTTCGCCCCGCCCCGCGAGGAGCCGTTCCCCCTCCCCGCCTTCCCGCCCTCTCACAGCGACGCCATCTTCGCCGAGGCCTGCGAATCGCTCGGCCTCCCAACCCACTCCGTGCCGAACGCCCGCAACTCCGAACCGGCGGACGGCGCCTCGGCCTGTGTCGGCTACGGCACCTGCAAACCCGTCTGTCCGTCCGGCGCGAAATACACCGCGGAGCGTCACGTCGCCCGGGCGGAGGCGGCGGGTGCCCGCGTCGTCGACCGGGCGCCCGTCCAGCGACTCGTCCACGACGATACCGGGAAACGGATCGACGCCGCCGTCTACGCGACGCCCGACGGTGAGGAACACCGGCAGGACGCCGACGCCGTCGTGCTCGCCTGTGGCGGCGTCGAGAACGTTCGCCTCCTCTTGCTCTCCGCGTCCGGGGCTCACCCCGACGGCCTCGCCAACTCCTCCGGGGCGGTCGGCCGCTACTTCATGGATCACTGCTTCGCCGGCGTCGGCGGCCGGATCGACCGCCCGACCCGACAGAACCACGTCGGCTTCAACACCACCGAGTGTCACGCCCTCTACGACGGAGTGGACCCCTTACCTGGGGTGAAACTGGAGTTTCTCAACTACGCCGGTCCCTCCCCCGTCATCGACGCGCTCCACGCCGACGACTGGGGTGACTCCCTGCTCGACTCCCTGCGGGAGTCCTACGGTACCCACCTCGCCGTCGGCGGCCTCGTCGAGCAGTTCCCTCGCGCCGAGAACCGCATCACCCTCGACCGCTCGACCACGGACGACCACGGTAATCCCGTGCCCGACGTGCAGTGGTCGATCGGTTCGGAGACGCGCCGCGCCATCGAGCGCGCCAACGAGGTCCAGCGGTCGATCCTGACGGAACTCGGCGCCGAGATAGACTGGGTCGTCGGCCCCGACGCGACCGGCCCTGCGTACCACCACATGGGCACGACCCGGATGGGCACCGACTCCGAATCGAGCGTCGTCGACCCCGACTGCCGCGCCCACGACTGCGAGAACCTCTGGA
- a CDS encoding potassium channel family protein, producing MTMTLDIIIAGGGRVGFETAALLDTRGHDVTVVESDGDRCDAMADEYVATIIRGDASNPDILRQADVAGSDVIAGLTGLPGLNLAICMEAAELNPEIRTVARITERDQEGYERFVGETVFPEGAGARVAANEIEGSDVRTLADVTGTLDIMEIRVEEGAPAAGKALRDVRFPAGTLVISDDDGERVARPETTLAPGKRYVIAVEPDVADEVMNLLRG from the coding sequence ATCACCATGACCCTCGACATCATCATCGCTGGCGGTGGACGTGTCGGCTTCGAAACGGCGGCCCTCCTCGATACCCGCGGCCACGACGTGACGGTCGTCGAATCGGACGGCGACCGCTGTGACGCGATGGCCGACGAGTACGTGGCGACGATCATCCGCGGGGACGCCTCCAACCCCGACATCCTCCGGCAGGCCGACGTGGCGGGAAGCGACGTGATCGCCGGCCTCACCGGCCTGCCGGGGCTGAACCTCGCCATCTGCATGGAGGCGGCGGAGCTGAACCCCGAGATTCGGACGGTCGCGCGCATCACCGAGCGCGATCAGGAGGGGTACGAACGCTTCGTCGGCGAGACGGTCTTTCCCGAGGGCGCCGGCGCCCGGGTGGCGGCGAACGAAATCGAGGGAAGCGACGTGCGGACGCTCGCGGACGTGACGGGCACGCTCGACATCATGGAGATTCGGGTCGAGGAGGGCGCGCCGGCCGCGGGGAAGGCGCTTCGCGATGTTCGCTTCCCCGCCGGAACGCTCGTTATCTCGGACGACGACGGGGAGCGTGTCGCGCGCCCGGAGACGACGCTCGCGCCGGGGAAACGCTACGTCATCGCGGTCGAACCTGACGTGGCCGACGAAGTGATGAACCTCCTGCGGGGCTAG